One Drosophila teissieri strain GT53w chromosome X, Prin_Dtei_1.1, whole genome shotgun sequence genomic window, AAGTTGTATGCTATCGACAAGGAGCAGTCATTGTTTAGCATTACTTCCTTTGACGGTTGGTCCTGGCTGGGCGGGAACTCGCCCACGTTGTCCAGGTAACTCTCGACCTCCGAAGGCAGCTGGACATGCAGGCTGCGCAGGCCGACGAACAGCGGCGGCGTTTGACCCTTGTGACCCTTGGCACCCGCGGCCATCAGGCCGATGGGATAGGAACGCCGTGGCAGGACACCCGGGCCAAAAACGCCTCCGGCTTCGAAGCCCATGGGCAACATCACCGTGGGCAAGAAGACGATCTTGTCCAGCGGAGCCTCGCCCGGGAACAGGGAAGCCGGCACCTCGAAGCAGGGCGTCTGGAAGCCCTCGAAGTAGTCGGCTGCCTGCTTGTCGTGCTTGTGGACATCGAGGTAGAGCCGGGCCACCACGATTCGGTTGGGGCTCTGGTAGAACATCTTCGGCATGACCAGGTGGAACAGATAGGGCAAGTACGTGGGCTTCTTCAAGGCCACCACCTGGTTCTCATCGCGATGCACCGCCTGCATTTGCAGCATTTTCGGTTgagtttaaacaaatttctaTATTTACGCCCGCGCAGGAACTTATTTTCTATTCACTGGTTAACAACAAAATTTTCACAGTTCCTGATGTGACAGCTGTGTTTGAATTGTACGATTTTACAAAAGCAGGGAAGATCAACACGAAATATTAAAGGAACTTGATACCATAAAAGATTTCCTGTGCTCCTGTTTCTTCTTAGAATATGACCTTGAATATGAACTTGAAATAAAGTATCACTTCTTCTTGCAGGACTGTCGGACACCAAGCTGCACGAGATCTACCTGGACGACAAGGAGATCAAGCTGAGCTGGATGGTGGACTGGTACAAGCAGGAGGTGCTCTTCCACCTGCAGAACGCCTTCAACGAGCAGCACCGCTGGTTCTATCTGGGATTCTCGAAGCGCGGCAGCCTGGCGGATGCGGACATTTGCTTCTTCGAGAACCAGAACGGCTTCTTCAACGCGGTCACCGACACGTACACCAGTCCGGATGGCCAGTGGGTGCGGCGGGACTACCAGCAGGACTGCGAGGTCTTCAAGATGGACGAGTTCACGCTGGCCTTCCGGCGCAAGTTCGACACCTGCGACCCCTTGGATCTGCGACTTCATGTGAGTGGAGCGTCGTCGGGCGGTCGGAGatccatttccacatttcaaTGTGCGTACTTTGCAGGAGGGCACCATGTACGTGGTGTGGGCACGTGGCGAAACGGAACTGGCCCTGGAGGATCACCAGTTCGCCCTGCCCAACGTGACGGCTCCGCACGAGGCGGGTGTCAagatgctgcagctgctccgcGCGGACAAGATACTGATACCCGAGACGTAAGTTGTGGTTGTGATAACAGAACTTGACTTGCTTAACCACTTGATGACCCTCCAGCGAGCTGGACCACATGGAGATCACGCTGCAGGAGGCGCCGATTCCCAGCCAGGAGACCACCTACTGGTGTCACGTGCAGCGACTGGAGGGCAATCTCCGGCGGCGCCATCACATCGTGCAGTTCGAGCCGCTCATCCGGACGCCGGGCATCGTGCACCACATGGAGGTGTTCCACTGCGAGGCCGGCGAGCACGAGGAGATTCCCCTGTACAACGGCGACTGCGAGCAGATGCCGCCACGGGCCAAGGTCTGCTCCAAGGTGATGGTCCTGTGGGCCATGGGCGCCGGCACCTTCACCTATCCCCCGGAAGCTGGGCTGCCCATCGGCGGACCCGGCTTCAATCCCTACGTTCGCCTGGAGGTTCACTTCAATAATCCGGAGAAGCAGTCTGGTGAgtggtggctggtgggtggtgggtcgCGATGGAAGTGGGTGGTCCAAAGAGGATTACCCCGAATCGATTTGGTTAAGTGATGGGCTGCCTCGCTTTTGTTTGAAGGAACGAAGCTTGGCTTATCAATCGATTCATAATACATTTCTTTGGCGATATGAAGCAAACTGGAACGATGTTTTGAGCAACAGCTTCAGttaacttaaattaaactaCACATTTTGacaagcaacaaaaatgtaatactTACAACTagtcgtatgcgcaatatggGCACCAATATTAAGCATCCGCCCCATTGTCTGGCTGgcaattcccattcccattcccattgcagGCCTGGTGGACAACTCCGGCTTCCGCATCAAGATGTCGAAGACACTGCGCCAGTACGACGCCGCCGTCATGGAACTGGGTCTGGAGTACACCGACAAGATGGCCATTCCGCCCGGCCAGACCGCCTTCCCGCTCAGCGGCTACTGTGTGGCGGACTGCACGCGGGCCGCCCTGCCGGCGACGGGCATCATCATCTTTGGCTCCCAGCTGCACACCCATCTGCGTGGCGTCCGCGTCCTCACCCGCCACTTCCGCGGCGAGCAGGAGCTGCGCGAGGTGAACCGCGACGACTTCTACTCGAATCACTTCCAGGAGATGCGCACCCTGCACTACAAGCCACGTGTCCTGCCCGTAAGATCCTTTAACTAGATGATACTTTCCATTTGAGAATGAACTTTGAAGTGAGCATCTGCATTCGACCATTGGTTTTCTTGCAGGGCGACGCTCTGGTGACCACTTGCTACTACAACACCAAGGAGGACAAGACCGCCGCCCTCGGCGGCTTCTCCATCAGCGACGAGATGTGCGTCAACTACATCCACTACTATCCGGCCACCAAGCTGGAGGTCTGCAAGAGCTCCGTGTCCGAGGAGACGCTCGAGAACTACTTCATCTACATGAAGCGGTGAGCTGTGGCTTTTCTTGCTTTTCTTATGCATCTAATAGATCTGTTATCTAGTTATGCAAGTAGAAGTAGTTAAGTAGATACTATATCTCACATCTGTAGCCATCCGTTGAGGTGATGAGCTATTTTCCGTAGCTTGTTTGAACTGGGATTGATCGATGTGACGGCAGCCGAAAACCCTTTGATTTGCAAAAGTGCTGCAGGCAGGCGGAATGCCTGACTTGCTCACTCCCTGTTTTGACTTATCCTTATTATCcttcttttttgtgtgttttcctttttcgttttttgttttctttgctgCCCTGCCTTTATTCAACAATTATAACGCCCATGCACATTCGTGGCATTCTATCCATCCGTCCCGCGGGCGTTTTGCGGCGTTAATggaagaaatattttttaatctaCGCAGCGAAGGCGACGACAGGCGACGTCACAATGCCGCCAGTGGCGGGTATCCAACGGGGGCTCAAGGGTAACGCCAAGGGGAACGGTGAGGGGAAGGGTGAGGGGAAGGGTGCGCGGTGGCATTGTGGGTTTTCATTAAGGGGGCTCTTCCGCTCGGCTCCTTCTGCATCAAAGGCAAACTTTTCGGCATTCCCTTTCGAGGCTCGATTCCTTCGGCGCATTCATAACGGCGAAATGCTCTTTGTTCGCCTCCcgtggccacgccccctgacCTTCACCGCCCTTTTCCTTTCGCTCGCGCCCAGAAAGGTGTTCGCTAATTGCCAACTTTAAGCAGTTGAGCATCGGTTGATGGCGAAGTTTACATTAGATTAGGGCCACCGCATCGCGGAAACTTGGAATGCGGCATGCGGCGTGGAGCATTGTGTTCAGCCatatccgcatccacatccgcatccagCAGGTGGGAGTGGGAAGTGGAAATTGCCGGCGAAAGTTTAAGTTATAGCTGCGGTCATACTTGGGCGCTCATTAGTTGTTTAGCCTAAGCTCAAGTGATCACATAAACATAGTACTAAAGGCACACTAataaagaattaaattaattaaaattaatttattgtttaaatccGATTTTGAAGGCAATCACTTAGGTTTCAactagtttatttatttatgagcaTTCAAACCTAACCAACTGATTGTATATGTGATGAGCTGGGTGCAGAAAAGTTAGGAACTATTCTATAACATAGAATCCTAAGATGAACTCAGTAACATAGAgctcatatgtatataagtacTACATAGTTATATATAACTAAGTTATATTTGTGTGCGTTTGCTTGCAGCACGGAGCATCAGCACGGCGTGCATCTGAATGGAGCCAGGTCGTCCAACTACCGGAGCATCGAGTGGAGCCAGCCGCGGATCGATCAGCTGTACACCATGTACATGCAGGAGCCGCTGAGCATGCAGTGCAACAGGTCCGATGGCACCCGCTTCGAGGGGCGGGCCAGCTGGGAGGGCGTGGCCGCGACGCCCGTGCAAATCCGCATACCCATCCACCGCAAGCTGTGCCCCAACTACAATCCGCTGTGGCTGAAGCCACTGGAGAAGGGCGAGTGCGATTTGCTGGGGGAGTGCATCTATTAGGCGCCGCACATTGGGCATTAGGCgaatgggggcgtggcatagcacacactcgcactcccacttccactccctctcacacacagacacacatgcagcacatgcacacatacaGCACAGGCACACATACAGCACATTATGGATAATACAAGGATTTCGATTTCAACAGTCGCCTATCCAGAAGCTAAACAGGACAACTTTTACTTTGAAAGTTTAACTCATGAATACTCTGGAATACTTTGAGCACTTTTATTTTGCAGAAACAGCTGGAAAATAGCTGGCAAATAGATTTAACTCAATTTTAAAACGCGATTTTACCCCCATTTGGTTAGTTAATTAAGTAAAATTGCGTTTATTTGCAAAGAACGAACTAAATGCAAGCAATTAGCGAAATGTTTTGCTTTGAAGTTGGCAACAGAAATCAGAGGTAACACTGTAACGTGCTTAACCCTGAAGGCTTTTTCCGCCTTATGGAGGCTCGACTGTAGTCGCTTTGTATTTACCCTTTCATGGTCATTAGCATTATCATCGCCCCTTTTTTGTAAGcttctctgtgtgtgtttgtgggtgtgggtgtgggagggtgtgggtgtgtgcgtgtttgcaAGGGCAACAGggcaaaacaaatgttttcaCTCTTTAAATAACTAATGCATTTACCAATCCCGCCCATGCCGTACACCCTTTTCCATTCACTTTCGCCTTTGCTCTCGCCTTTGACTTTGTGTGTGCCCTTTGCCCGTGTTGTTTTGGCCAGCCTTTGAAATTCGCCGACTGACAGCGCCGCCAGGCTAAAACGTTTAATACAAAACAGCTTACAAAGCagggcccacacacacacacacacatatatatataggcagagaaactcacacacacacattcaagCGCACTGAACTTGGCTGAGACGAAACTGTAGCATACTTCGCAGCGCCAGctgaaaaattaaatggccAACTGACTGAATGAAACGGAACGTACTTAAGCGGACAAACTGGCCGGAAACAAGAAGGCCAAGAAacggaggggggaggggggggggCTACTCTCACTGTTTATACAATATAAATGAGCAAACTTTTGATGCAACCCGACGTTGCCAAGTCTAATTACCAAGAAGCTCGAGGAAAAACGGCAGGCGAAGAGGCGGACAAAAATCTGAAGAAAAAAAGCAAGGAAATAAATTGGTATGGGATCTTATTGGAAACGTGGAAAGTTGGCAGAGAGGggagagggggaaggggggatcATGGGACATGGTAGATGGGCTACCAGCAGCCAGGAGCTTACCACATGCACCCGTGTGTTTCTTTAACAAAAGGACCATCTCCCCCCTCGCCCCCTTGCACCCCCTTTGAATCCAACTCCATCAGTCCTTCAATCATTTCTTACTTTTCACTACCGTTTTCCTATCGACACAAatgcacccacacacacatacacatccacacacacgcaccacacacacacccacatacatTTGAGTAAACATGTAATGGATACGTTTAAGTGTAgccaacatacatatgtaagatGTGATAATTGTTCTATGGCTATAaatgaagtatatatacacatgaatatataaactatgtagatgaaatatttataaaaaacagaaaccaagcgaaagcgaaaccaaaaaaaaagtaaaacgtATAATTATCTAATAAAAACTGACCACCATACCAGAACCAAGTCATTCTTATTATTTACTCCACGGGGGAAATCGAATGAAAATTGTTGCGATGCATTGCACCAATGTTTATGCAACACTTAGCAAGTACTTAATGAAACgctaaatatttatcaattaaTTACACTGACGGATATTGTAATTCGCATGAATCGAACGAGTCTCctttaatttgtttcatttttttatttttttaaatttttttcattttttcaccTGATAGAATGGCGGAAATCCGAGAGTGTTTGATATTGTTCGAGGACTTAATCCCCGCCAGTAATGGACTCTCGTTTCTCATTGTCCTTATTGGGCACTTTTGATCCTTCGACGCGTCGACTGACAAGCggccattttaattgatttttcagttttatgcACAATTTTTGTGTGACCAGCGCCAAAAGGGGCAAGGACGTGGCGATGGGGAGCCATGAGCGTATTAAAAACGCTGCAAtccaattaaaagtttttaacgaaacaacaaatattttaatattcattgGCGCCCGTcgcccccacacacacaaccaaaaATATTGCGGGGCGTGGCAAGGAGGAGCCCAACTACATTACAGCAACCAAATAGCTGCACCGAGAACAAATCATGTGAATTGCgatcaattaaaagtttttgatTTCTCACATTTCTACAACATTGCACATTTTGTCAAATCTGTTTGCGTGATTTGCATTGTCAAGCGAACAACAAGAGCTTCCATTCCATTAGCATTATAACATCAGACATGGAAGCCTTCAAGCAAATGACAGacttcccacacacacacacacgtacgcaCACACGTACGCACCACGCTTTTCCACTCGCTGCCAGCGGAAAATCTAGCGAAAATAAGGGGAAAAGTCAAACAGAATGAGCGATAAGAATGAACATCGCAGGAAGGGCGAAGAAATGGCACAATCGAATATGTGTGCAGTTGTATTCCcgaaatattataataaattattaataaaatattaaataaatttgtaatttgacACACCTTACTTTGTACGCATATTTTGTAGTCTCCATACTTTCAGGCATTTAGGGCCGCGAAAGTAATACACATTTTGCATAATGCTCCTGGTAGCTCAGCGACCTTTTCTTCTTCGGGGGCCAGCGCCTTACGGAGTGGAGGGGTGTGGTGTCAGTCAGCGGCAGATTCCCGATTCGTGACCGAGAAAAGTCAAGTGGTCGCGGCAAACGCGGCAAGTGCGGCAAATGCGGCAAACGCGGcatacgcggcgtatgcgtaacgcAGCCGAACGTAATGGCATACGTGAAGGCATCGCGCTCCGCATCTTCTgcgtgtgactgtgtgtgtgtgtgtgtgtgtgtgtgtgcgtaatcGCTTTTTTCGGTCTGTTGTCATTGCATTTTcacgctcgcacacacacacagcacacacacccacacccacacacacacagcacacagagGAGCAGAACATTTAATCAAGCCAACCTTCATCGTGACCGCCTTGTTCCGCTTAGTGGTAGTACAGTGAAGCACAGACACAAGCACAGCTTTAATAcaacttaaacaaataataaagaaataataattaaacaaataataattaaacaaatattaaattaaacaaataataattaaacaaaaattatattaaacaaataataattaaacaaatattaaataaaacaaataataatt contains:
- the LOC122623212 gene encoding tyramine beta-hydroxylase, which translates into the protein MLKMPLQLQLQLSSQDGIRPTRSRRLHHHHHQLAYQHQDQEQQEQQKQQQQKQKQNGVHQGRSPTFMPVMLLLLMATLLTRPLSAFSNRLSDTKLHEIYLDDKEIKLSWMVDWYKQEVLFHLQNAFNEQHRWFYLGFSKRGSLADADICFFENQNGFFNAVTDTYTSPDGQWVRRDYQQDCEVFKMDEFTLAFRRKFDTCDPLDLRLHEGTMYVVWARGETELALEDHQFALPNVTAPHEAGVKMLQLLRADKILIPETELDHMEITLQEAPIPSQETTYWCHVQRLEGNLRRRHHIVQFEPLIRTPGIVHHMEVFHCEAGEHEEIPLYNGDCEQMPPRAKVCSKVMVLWAMGAGTFTYPPEAGLPIGGPGFNPYVRLEVHFNNPEKQSGLVDNSGFRIKMSKTLRQYDAAVMELGLEYTDKMAIPPGQTAFPLSGYCVADCTRAALPATGIIIFGSQLHTHLRGVRVLTRHFRGEQELREVNRDDFYSNHFQEMRTLHYKPRVLPGDALVTTCYYNTKEDKTAALGGFSISDEMCVNYIHYYPATKLEVCKSSVSEETLENYFIYMKRTEHQHGVHLNGARSSNYRSIEWSQPRIDQLYTMYMQEPLSMQCNRSDGTRFEGRASWEGVAATPVQIRIPIHRKLCPNYNPLWLKPLEKGECDLLGECIY